The Thermanaeromonas sp. C210 genome segment GCGGCACTTTTCCGCGGTGATAATAGCTTCAATCTTGGCTACGGCACTCTCCACAACATCGTTGACCACCACGTAGTCATAGAGGTCCATTTGTTGTAGTTCATTTTCTACCCATCCCAGCCGGGTAGCGATAACCTCCGGGGTTTCCGTTCCCCGCCTCCTTATCCGTTCCTCCAGCTCCTTGAAGGTGGGAGGAATGACGAAAATGAAGACGCCGTCGGGATAGTGTTTTTTAACCTGGGCTGCCCCCTGGGTATCGATCTCTAAAATAATATCTTGCCCCCCGGCCAGGGCTTCTTCCACCGGACGGCGCGGGGTCCCATAAAGGTTGCCGTAAACCTCCGCCCATTCTAAGAAGGCCCCCTCCTCAAGAAGGGCCAGGAACTCTTCGCGCTTGAGGAAGAAATAGTTTTCCCCATCCTTCTCTCCCGGCCTGGGCGGCCGCGTAGTGGCCGAAACGGAGTAGCCCAGGTGGGGCAACCTCTGGCGCAGGACCCGACAAACAGTCCCCTTCCCCGCGCCCGACGGCCCCGAAAGCACCAGTAGAAGTCCCCGCATTTAGTCTTCGGACTCCTCCGCGGAGCCCGGGGATTCTCGGGAAGCCAGGCGGTGGGCCACTGTTTCGGGCTGAACGGCGGAAAGGATAATATGATCGCTGTCGGTAATGATGACCGCGCGGGTGCGGCGG includes the following:
- the gmk gene encoding guanylate kinase, with amino-acid sequence MRGLLLVLSGPSGAGKGTVCRVLRQRLPHLGYSVSATTRPPRPGEKDGENYFFLKREEFLALLEEGAFLEWAEVYGNLYGTPRRPVEEALAGGQDIILEIDTQGAAQVKKHYPDGVFIFVIPPTFKELEERIRRRGTETPEVIATRLGWVENELQQMDLYDYVVVNDVVESAVAKIEAIITAEKCRTARFKAYWQQPFWHKEARSGEPPVHR